Proteins encoded together in one Coregonus clupeaformis isolate EN_2021a chromosome 30, ASM2061545v1, whole genome shotgun sequence window:
- the LOC121545793 gene encoding peptidase inhibitor R3HDML-like isoform X2 gives MKKSTRTLCCQNPIQRVEMGAACAQLLFAAIFWSMPYTGAAVVLSVSKSNQTDLLYLTRPGFEADPDSDWSNLNLISINVPRSRKRRAISSREMNALLDYHNRVRSQVFPQAANMEIMVWDGKLAKSADSWASRCIWDHGPSQTMRYMGQNLSINSGRYRSVIELVRSWQDEKYSFSYPNTCSGPVCSHYTQMVWANTNRMGCAINKCSNMNVYGSSWRTAVFLVCNYSIK, from the exons ATGAAG AAGTCTACTAGAACCCTGTGCTGTCAGAACCCCATCCAGAGGGTAGAGATGGGTGCTGCTTGTGCTCAGCTCCTCTTCGCTGCCATCTTCTGGTCAATGCCTTACACTGGCGCTGCTGTTGTGCTGTCCGTATCCAAATCCAACCAGACAGACCTTCTCTACCTAACCAGACCTGGCTTCGAGGCAGACCCTGACTCTGACTGGAGTAATCTGAATCTTATCAGCATCAACGTGCCTCGTAGCCGAAAGAGGCGAGCCATCTCCTCCAGAGAAATGAATGCCTTGTTGGATTATCACAACCGTGTCCGCTCCCAGGTCTTCCCTCAAGCTGCCAATATGGAGATCATG GTGTGGGATGGGAAACTGGCAAAATCCGCAGATTCCTGGGCCTCCCGCTGCATATGGGATCATGGACCCTCACAGACCATGAGATATATGGGCCAAAACCTGTCCATCAACTCTGGCAG ATACCGATCAGTCATTGAGCTGGTGAGGTCCTGGCAGGATGAGAAATACTCCTTCTCTTACCCCAACACATGCAGTGGACCAGTTTGTTCCCACTATACACAG ATGGTATGGGCCAATACCAATAGGATGGGATGTGCCATCAACAAATGCTCAAACATGAACGTGTACGGGAGCTCTTGGAGGACAGCAGTGTTCCTGGTTTGCAACTACTCTATCAAGTAA
- the LOC121545793 gene encoding peptidase inhibitor R3HDML-like isoform X1, giving the protein MKKSTRTLCCQNPIQRVEMGAACAQLLFAAIFWSMPYTGAAVVLSVSKSNQTDLLYLTRPGFEADPDSDWSNLNLISINVPRSRKRRAISSREMNALLDYHNRVRSQVFPQAANMEIMVWDGKLAKSADSWASRCIWDHGPSQTMRYMGQNLSINSGRYRSVIELVRSWQDEKYSFSYPNTCSGPVCSHYTQVCGLDIALNVNVLTVVCSIHSLLFTEDKYYAGIVDIFIGKKLGDCVWELVCN; this is encoded by the exons ATGAAG AAGTCTACTAGAACCCTGTGCTGTCAGAACCCCATCCAGAGGGTAGAGATGGGTGCTGCTTGTGCTCAGCTCCTCTTCGCTGCCATCTTCTGGTCAATGCCTTACACTGGCGCTGCTGTTGTGCTGTCCGTATCCAAATCCAACCAGACAGACCTTCTCTACCTAACCAGACCTGGCTTCGAGGCAGACCCTGACTCTGACTGGAGTAATCTGAATCTTATCAGCATCAACGTGCCTCGTAGCCGAAAGAGGCGAGCCATCTCCTCCAGAGAAATGAATGCCTTGTTGGATTATCACAACCGTGTCCGCTCCCAGGTCTTCCCTCAAGCTGCCAATATGGAGATCATG GTGTGGGATGGGAAACTGGCAAAATCCGCAGATTCCTGGGCCTCCCGCTGCATATGGGATCATGGACCCTCACAGACCATGAGATATATGGGCCAAAACCTGTCCATCAACTCTGGCAG ATACCGATCAGTCATTGAGCTGGTGAGGTCCTGGCAGGATGAGAAATACTCCTTCTCTTACCCCAACACATGCAGTGGACCAGTTTGTTCCCACTATACACAGGTGTGTGGCTTAGATATTGCACTAAATGTGAATGTATTGACTGTGGTGTGTTCTATCCATAGTCTTCTATTTACAGAAGATAAGTACTATGCTGGTATAGTTGATATTTTTATTGGTAAGAAATTGGGTGACTGTGTGTGGGAACTTGTCTGCAATTAA